ATATTTTCTCAAGAGTTTGTATGGCAAGCACACTGATTGATAAATTCAGAGAAATAGTTCATTTTAGGTTAAATTTTAAAGAAGGTAGAGGTACCTCTGTCAAAGTGAAACACTTGAAATGTATTTACTCCAGAAATAAACTGTGGGGGATAAGGGGTCACAGATTACTTTTGTTAGAACATGGGCCTTAGAACCTAGAACCTAAGGCCTTGGGACCTCACAGCTCTAACATTTACTGTGGGCCTGTGGACCTTAGACAAGTTAGTCTGAGCCTCAGCTGCCAGCTCTGTGAACGGAGGATTCATCCTGTTTCCAGGGTTGTTGTGAAGCTGGCGATTATGAAAGCACCTAGCGCAGTGTCTGGCCCATAGTGCGTACCCCAAAATAatagttcccttttcttccttcttgtgttcctccactccctccctccctggatCTCTTAGCTAGAAAAATAAGTCTGCACTGAATCACTGAATCATTTTTCCCCCTTAGATCTATACTGCAGAGGTAGAAAGCAGAAAACTTGGGAAATGACAGGTAATTTTTTGTCCTGGCCACAGACCTAGATCCTCACCTGTTCTATGCTACCTTACAGCTCTTGATTAACATTAACACGTTAAACACATTTCAGATTGGCCTCTGAAGCTATTTTTCTTTTGCCTAATTGTTTTCTTTGGCAGTGCTGAGTACAGATTCTTGGGTCTAGGGAGCCATTTAATCGGGGGTTGGGGGCATAATTTTCTTCTGAAGATGGAGTTTTTTCAGCGTGCTGAGATCTCATGCGTTGCCCTTACATATTTAGGAAAAGGAATGCTAATTTGCTGCTTATTAATTAAATACTCTTAATCAAGCATTAAACTCTTTACTGAATGATTTGCTCTTCTTTCAGTATTGGGTCAAATCAGCCCTTTCCTATCAAACCGCTTAGTGAATCAAAAAACCGCCTGTTGGACAGTGACCCTCAGTGGCTGGAGAGTGGATCTGAAGAAGGTGTTGGCGGATCAGGTAATGGTTGTCATCTGAAAACACTGCTTCATCTGCTTAAAATGAAAACCACCAGACTTAATAAATGTGGAAAAAGTGAAATACACTATGTGATATTTTAAGATACTAAAATATTtgaaactttttaataaaatgtctaCTTTGTGGGCTGTTAGTGTTGACTTGGAGCTTTCATGGAGGCGAGGGTTCAATGAGAAGTGTAGTGACTGCTgctgttttttttctgttcacagttttttgtttttccttgttgTTATCCAGCCATGTATTTCATCACCTCAGATGTAGAAAGTTGTTTAGGGCACAGTATTCTGGATAATGTTTAAACAAGGTTATTCTTTAGGGTCATAGCTTTtgcttatttgaaaataattttttttaagtctttattgaactcgTTACaactttgcttctgttttgttttggttttttggccacaaggcatgtgggattttagtcccCGACCAGAGATCTAACCCTCACCTGCTGCGTTGGGAGGTGAAGTCTTTAagcactggaccatgagggaagtccccgaaaagataatatttttggAATGCCTTGTACTCTTTGGCTATCTTTTCTTAGTATAAAAATAGTGCACTgagtatattttaacattttaacctTTTAGTGATGACTCTTAATCATTTCATGAATTTGTGGATACGTTCTAGAACAGTTGGTAAGATAGCAGTGGGATTTTGAGTCAGGCCTGGGTTTGTAATAGGTAGTCTGACCATTTACTAGCTTAATACGTATCTGTGGTTCTTAATAACACTAGTAATAATATTCTTCTGGCACTATAGGAAAATGGTTTGGACATTCAGATCCATTTGTAACTAACAATCAGTTTGTAACTAACTGTAGGAAAGAGCCTTGAAAACTTCTTGTCAGAATTTCTGACTTCTTGTTGTTTTGGCTTTAAGTAGCatttaaattctcttaacttaGCATCATTAAGGCCTTCATCCAGGTTATTCGCCCCTCAGTATGAAGTCGAGGGAAAATCAGAGGTTTCTGGACTTGAAATGACTGCTGCTAAACATCTTTAGAGCCAGTGGACATTTTCACCTAGTGTGAAAACCAGACTTTCAGATCTTAGtgctgctttccttccttctgggTTCTAACAGCAGACAGATGGTTAGCACCAGAAGCCTATTTAGTTTTACATAAGACTTGCTTTTACTGTGATCATCAATTTTACCATTTAGCTAGGAACCTAATACTTCTTTTTCTGTCATGTCATATATAATTATGTGCTTACAGGGACAAATAACCATGTAACAGTGGCAATAGAAAACTGAGTACCACTTGTTCATAACTAACCAATTGAATAAGAGCAAGGTAAGACAGTATAAAGGTAATTGCTCCAAAAATTGCCCCTTATTTGCATGTCAtactctcaaaagagtctgtagttgagtctttctcattctttccatTATGGTATCAAATAGCTCAGGACAGACTGAAAGATCACAGCTGCCTACCTCCCGGTTTTCTTCCCATTCCTAGCACAGTcttactaaatatttattggtagaataatgaagaaatgaataaatatggaCAACTAACCTTTTCAGTAAACAGTATTATTAATTTATCTAAGGGGAAAAGGTGACTTTTGCCCAGTGCTGAAGAAATTTGATCCAGAGAAGAGGGACTAAGACTTAAGAGGCTCATTGGTGTTCTTTACCTGGCAAAAGATGCAGCAGAAAGCAGTTCTCTGTGTCTGAGTACCCAGGCCAGCGATGCTGCTTCTGTGCCCAGCAACAGTAGCCAGAGGAGGTTTACTTAAATAGGACTAGGGGCCCTTGTGAGGGCGGTGCTGACCCTGACCCGCAGGGACACTGAGCTCTTGAGAAGAAAGCTGTGCACCTGTCAGTGGAAGCTGAGCTCACTGGCTCAGAGGCATCACGTGGAGCTGTTACGTTTTTTAAAACCCACATGTGGTGTTTATTGGTTACCTGTTGCTGCCTAACAAAGTATACACACTTAGCAGTGTAAGACAACACACCTTTATTACCCCAGTTGTCCTGTTCTTATCTGTAATCTCATCTAGGACATGTGCTGCCTCATGAGTGTTTGTCATTAGCATTCGGTTCCTTACAAGGACCTGGAGCCCATTTGCACATCACCAGCCCCTGTTGGGGCTCCCAGCAGGCAGGGGGCAGCCCGAGCCACACGTGATAATGACATGTCACCGGCAGCCCCGGGGAGAGCTGGTCTTCCTCAGACAGGGCTCCCGGTCCTGTCTCTGCGCTCTTCTGTGTATAGGTGGAATGATGGCTGATGCTTCTGTTTAAGAATCCTCACGGAAattcctggtggctaagatggtaaagcgtctgcctgcaatgcgggagacccggggtttgatccctgggtcgggaagatcccctggagaaggaaatagcaacccactccagtactcttgcctggaaaattccatggacagaggagcctggtaggctacagtccatggggtcgaaaagagtcggacatgactgagtgacttcactttcactgaaatTCCCACAGACATCCAGTAGCAATCTCCTCAGCTTAGGCCCGGGTTAACAGTAAGGGAAAAGTGTAAGCCTCGGCCTCTGTTAAAATGCTCATGTGATGGCTTCAGGGAGACAGAGTCAGAGATCTGGCCCTTGTCTCCAgcttttaaaaacctttattaTTAAGAGCATATTAGTAGAATTAAAGTATTTCCTTTCTTGTTATATTAGCAGCTTTATACCTTAGCCCAGAGAACTGTTTAATCAatcttattttcagaaatataaaatcaagttttaataattcaattgtctttggttttgtaggtttataaaaacatattgtggactgatattttctgttttatttgcaaGAAAATGATCAATGGGTGAAATAATTGAAGTATAAAcgaagatatattttttaaaaaaggaaaccttTGTACAGATTGCTGGATCCACAGAAGCACTGCTCCAGAGCGGGAAGATGCCTTAATCTTAAATGAGCCCATTTGTTCAGCGTTGACTCACAGCCACAagagacttcattttcctttGGAAGTAACATTTTCTCATAATAACATGAGATGCCATAATATGAGCTATCAGGTCACATGTTAACATGACATACGCATTTTTTTTGATAAGTGGGTTATATTATTAGAGTTGTTTCTtagtttccatataaattttcaCTCTAGAAACACAAGCTAAAAACTTAAGTACATCTAGGTCAGTATGGTGGCTGAAAGTGAATAATAATATGCAAATTACTGCTGCTTGTACtgtgtaagaaagaaaataactgctttttttaaaaaattttggtgTTTGCTAATTTATAGTTAactgttttatacttttcaacatttttaacaaagatttttttattgttgGCTATAAATTAACACTCAGAAGTATTTAGATACCTAAATATAATCATTTGGAGCACATTTGTCTAATTCATTGAAGGCTTAGTTCAACCATTAATTAAACCATGTGTAGTTTTGTGCCCAAGGCTTAAAGAAAATTTGGCATCGtaagaaattttttatttgtgtttgcttttaaTGCACTTTTTTGTTGAACTTTCATGGGTATTTATACGGGTAGGGAAACAAAGGTTACATGTGCTGTAGAAATACTGGACACAGTAGGATTGAGTTGAAGTgactagaagaaaaaagaaagagaagctatAAGCAAGctgttaaaatatgttttcagagTGTTACCTGCTGTTGACtttcaaatttcagttttaaGTAAAGACTGAACTTTGCTTTGAAACTTTTTACAATAATCCCATAACAGCTTAGACAGCAACTTAAAATGCATTTGAACGGAGGGTAAAACTGTTCAGTATAACAGTTAACCCTAGCCACTGTCAAGAAACAAATTCTCACCTGAGCAGTCATTCAAAACTTCCATTCTCTGAGAGGTAGATTTCACTTTTATATGCAGGATTTTAAATCTGACTTCCTAACAGCAACCCCTTTCTGCCTAGACGCTTATTACCCCTTTTCCTTTTGAAGTCTAGTCTAAGTGACAGAAATTGCTGCATTAACTCTAAAGATTAGAATTCATATCCTGTAAGGAGAAACAATGTACTGATGTTACTCCTGTTTATACTGTTCAGTCAAAACTAAAATGATTGATTGCTGCTGGAAGTGGGTAGATTTTAACCAGCATCTATAAATATCCCagttagttttctcatctgtaaaatggaagtggGGGAAGGTCTGTTATAAATGATTTGGATGGGACAACCTTTAATATTCTTCGGTTTCTAATTCTGCACAATACCTTACTTTACATTTGTCCAGCAAATATTTTTGGACGCCAAACAGTATACTAGGGATAGCTCTGTAATTTCCATCTATTGCAGGTTTACAGTTTACAGGATTTGTCTTAACTTCATGGGCTATATTACTAGATTTTAAAAGGAAGTAATTTTTCCCCTTCAAGCTAGAGGAATGAGTTAGCTTTGAAAATACAATTTGGAACACTATAATATGGCTTCTACCTTTATTTCAACACGGTAGTCTTAATAATCTTGATTCTAGAAAATGTTAGAGTTAAGGGGTATCAGTTTCCAACCAGAAACATCACTTTAGTCTGGCAGTTTGCCTATTATAAGGAAATGGTAAATGTTTAAATGTATATGCCTGCTTTCAGAAATGTCCTCCTGGTACTTCTTATGGACATTTCTATATTCAAGTCAAAAGATTTGCATGCACCTGATTAACAACTGAGGAAACTTAATTTTCCCCTTAACCTATCTCGGTGCTTTTtggtgtttttgtctttttcagttctttcaATTTCTGTCATTTAACATCATCTTTTTTAATAACATAGTATACACCTTTTCAGAAATTTTCAGCTAAAGCCTTTGTTACCTTTGGTTTAATTAATTTATGGCCAATGTCTGCCACATTTTACATAATAATTGACCAAGTTTATTCATACTTGTTAATGACTATTCAGCAACGGCCTGCAGTGGGATGGGAACCAAGGAAAGGCTGTCTCCTTGGTATTTCAGCTGCTACAGATCAGTGCTGCCGACCTTTGGGGTGAAATAGTCAAAGTGAAGCCCTGTCAAAATTTATTAGTAGGATCTTTGTTGTTTCAAGCACTTGAACAGTTGTGACATTTAAGGAAAGTAAAATTGAATTTCAGGTCTTGCCATtgccattaaaaacaaattaaaacaggAAACTTGGTTTTACCTGGGTACGAACTGACTTGAATATTCAGTACCTGAGACATCTGACCACTGTCACTGTGCCAAACCAAAGAGCAGCTGCAGCTTAGTGGTCACTAAACTTGCACTACTTACAAAAGCAGTTTCATCTTTGcatgtggaatttttttaaaaatccttttacaTATTTAGTGGTTATGACCCAGTGTGTCCTAAGTTAATTGAACTTAGCTTAAATGAAATATGCAGTGTTTACTTGAGTTTTCTGTTGGAAGCAGATTTTGACTGTTTGTCCCATTTCTTAAATTACAGATTTTCAGTTATGTGAGATTTCCCTTCCATCATATTTAAAGCAGATGCATATAAGGGCTTAGTGTTGGGATCTGCATGGACAAATGACTTACAAATATGTTTTGCTTACATGTTGTTCTAGGACTAGCACTGCTATCAATGCAAAGTATTTTTAACCTGTTGAGAAATTAAccatatttttacatttcagcCAAAATAAAGACCATATTTAATATTCTATGATACAGCTAATATTAAACCTGAAATTGTTTCGTATGATCTGAACTGTATTttccaatttaaatttaaaatgcaatataGATTCAGAAAGGTCTGTATTTTTCTAACGACTTCACTTTACATTTTGTTGAGTTGCATAAAGCAGCAAGGAACTGTATTTGTATTAAAAGCTTCAGAAAGTGATTGAGTTTATCATATTTGTACGATTGCAGATGAGTCTATGCCCATAAGATGGACACTATTTTAAGGTGATCATTAATGTTTTTATATGGAAGAATTTGGAatacagtttatttttacttACCAAGTCCCATAAGTCTTGTATTTGTTTCTCATGTGTAACCCTGGACCATGACtttggtatctctgcttttttgtcTTTGGGTGGCCTACCCTACGTTAACGTGAAAgttgaacattttaaaacttttctcccGAAATCATGATGATGATTtactttattaataaataaattcctgtATTTGAacagttgttgttattgttataaaCTGATATTTACAAAGTGAAAGAATAGCTATGATTTTTGCCATCTTTAAAATCAGGTAACATACAGTGTTGAGTTAAAAATAAGAATCTACTAATTTTCtactattattttctaaataatctaATAACCACAAGTATTGACTGTGACAAAACTGTAGCTTACCTAGGCCAAAGATATAGATGGATTTATCAAAAAAGCTTTAATTCAGCTTTTACTGAACATAATTTTCAGTTGTCCACTTTTAGAGGTAAATCTCGGTAGAAAACGTTATTTCCATGAGTCTGTTTAACTGAAAAAGCTCGTTTTTTTCCATTTGCGTTTAGTCAGTTATTGTTGACAGAGGTACGGCTGCGTGATCAAGCCCCAACAAGAATCTCACACTGACGCCAAAAAAGCACAGTTGGTAGCTTTATTGCGACTTCGTAAAAATGACGTTTGTGTCGCTTGTGACGCAGGCCATGCCCCCACCGTCCCTCAGGGACGAACGAGACCCGACTGCAGGCAGTGGAGCGTGCGGGGCCGGGGGCCAGCGGGGCTCACGGTCAGGACCACCTCCTGGTGACGTTGAGGTGGTCGAGTTGGTCCTCCAGCCGACGGTGCGCGGGGAACTTGGCGGCCTGCGCCGCCTTGAGCGCCTCGAAGGCGGCCGCCCTGCGGGCCGCCGCGTGGCCGCGCTCCTGCTCGGCCGTGAGGAAGGGCCGGCTCAGCCAGTAGTGGTTCTCCGCTTCTATCTCCAGGCGACGGATCATGTTCTGCTTCGCCAGTGCCGACACGGTCCGCGGCCGCCGGTGCTTCCCGATCCACTGCCGGCCGGGGATGCGGCCGCGGCACAGGAGCGCGGTCAGGAACATGGCGCCTGTCGAGGGGAAAAGAGGAGATGACTGCGCGCTGGACGCGGGAAAAAGGATAGGGGAGCCCCGCCGCCTCCCGCAGGCCACCTCGGCCCCCGCAGCCCCCCTCGGCCCCCGCAGCCCCCCTCACCAGCCGCGCGTCCGGGCCCCGATCCGCACGCCGGGGAACGACGCCGGAAGTGGGATGCCGGAAGAGCCCGGTCCGACCCACTGCCGTTTCCTCGCGTGAGGCTTCACCTATCGCGAGAAAGGCCGTTCGCGGCTACGGAAACCAATGGCGCTTCCGGCGCCGGAATTCAAACGGCCGTGAGCTCTGAGGCGGGGAGCCGGCCTCTCCTATGGATCCGATCCGAGGCTTTTGCGGGAAGCTGCGGTCTCTGGCCGTCACTTTGGACAGCGAGACGGCCCGGCTGCAGCGAGCGCTGGACGGAGAGGACAGCGGTGAGTGAACCGCAGGAGGGGCGGTGAAAGGTGTGAGTTGCCATCCCGGGGGGCGGGAGAGGTCTTCAAGTCCACAGAGTGTGTGTAataaaaacagaaccaaaagAGGAAACGTGTCGTTTCATAGCAGCTTCTCCGCATTGTTCTTGACACGTGGAGTGGCTTTCAGCTGAGTTCAGTAGaccagtcgtacccgactctgcgaccccatgaaccgcagcacgccaggcctccttgtccgtcaccgactcctggagtccaccaaaacctatgtccattgagtcggtgatgccatccaaccatctcatcctctgtcgtccccttctgccctcaatctttcccagcatcagggtcttttcaaatgagtcagctcttcgtaacaggtggccaaagtattggagtttcagcttcaacatcagtcctaccagtgaacatccaggactgatctcctttaggatgggctggttggatctccttgcagtctcaagggtcttctccaataccatagttc
The sequence above is a segment of the Budorcas taxicolor isolate Tak-1 chromosome 12, Takin1.1, whole genome shotgun sequence genome. Coding sequences within it:
- the MRPL57 gene encoding ribosomal protein 63, mitochondrial is translated as MFLTALLCRGRIPGRQWIGKHRRPRTVSALAKQNMIRRLEIEAENHYWLSRPFLTAEQERGHAAARRAAAFEALKAAQAAKFPAHRRLEDQLDHLNVTRRWS